Proteins encoded by one window of Epinephelus moara isolate mb chromosome 18, YSFRI_EMoa_1.0, whole genome shotgun sequence:
- the LOC126406117 gene encoding uncharacterized protein LOC126406117: MSGSSAISDWTRVNLMICSPRLVHGSTGWTSTTGKPLVPVNAWLSVCGKLLSLSQPPEDWRAISADFYDRWNFPNCLGSIDGKHVVIQAPKNTGSLFYNYKGTFSIVLLAVVDARYCFRVVDVGGFGRTSDGGTLANSTFGQALTSGTLQIPEDAILPGADHLGPQPYVFVADEAFPLRRDLMRPFPGANLPPRNRVFNYRLSRARLIVENTFGILSSQWRMYRRVIGLSPENVEACVKATCVLHNFLRRNTTTRREPVPVSEEEVSVLQGLRRVGSNNAAREAIRVREIYAAYFSAEGAVPWQPRE; the protein is encoded by the exons ATGTCTGGTTCCAGCGCTATTTCCGACTGGACAAGAGTCAATTTGATGATCTGCTCACCAAG GTTGGTCCACGGATCTACCGGATGGACATCGACTACCGGCAAGCCATTGGTCCCAGTGAATGCCTGGCTGTCTGTCTGCGGTAagcttctctccctctcccagcCCCCAGAAGACTGGAGAGCCATTTCAGCCGACTTCTATGACCGCTGGAACTTCCCTAACTGTCTGGGATCCATCGACGGAAAGCATGTCGTCATCCAGGCTCCAAAGAACACTGGCTCACTCTTCTATAACTACAAGGGGACATTCTCTATTGTCCTCTTGGCAGTTGTGGATGCTCGATACTGCTTCCGTGTGGTGGATGTTGGTGGTTTTGGGAGGACCAGCGATGGAGGGACCCTGGCCAACTCCACCTTTGGCCAGGCACTCACCAGTGGGACTCTCCAGATCCCAGAAGATGCCATCCTTCCAGGAGCTGATCACTTGGGGCCACAACCCTACGTGTTTGTGGCAGATGAAGCCTTTCCCCTCCGCAGGGACCTCATGAGGCCTTTTCCAGGAGCCAACCTCCCTCCAAGGAACAGGGTCTTCAACTACAGGCTGTCCCGAGCGAGGCTGATTGTGGAGAATACCTTTGGTATTCTATCCTCTCAGTGGCGCATGTACCGGCGGGTGATTGGTCTGAGCCCTGAAAATGTGGAGGCATGTGTGAAGGCTACCTGTGTCCTGCACAATTTCCTCAGGAGGAACACCACCACCAGGAGGGAACCAGTGCctgtgtcagaggaggaggtgtCAGTGCTGCAGGGCTTGAGAAGAGTGGGGAGCAACAATGCTGCACGGGAGGCCATCCGTGTGAGAGAGATCTACGCTGCCTACTTTTCAGCTGAGGGTGCAGTACCTTGGCAACCCAGGGAATGA
- the LOC126406110 gene encoding zinc finger BED domain-containing protein 4-like, whose amino-acid sequence MVSDILATGRRIIGHFKRSPQAYCAFHDVQLQLGQDVKKFQQDVATRWNSSYYMLQSLPQQKRALAAFGAEHEVPASFNSNQWGRIENILKILEPFEELTRAISTSTASAADVIPSVMALKRFLSRDSPSDHGVGTTKAELLRAVTRRFDGIENEPLYTLATLLDPRYKDRCFSAELKAHTRGLLLDLLATQTGPDEGQEPGDNNNTDEPAEKMPRPGSLSSMLGEIMQEERPQQATAAMSQLNLYLSEPVISRDADPLAYWRANQDRFSALTIAARAYLSAPCTSVDSERLFSAASNILDDRRSRLSAKKVEMLLFVRKNLPLMHK is encoded by the exons ATGGTGTCAGACATCCTTGCTACGGGGAGACGTATCATCGGGCACTTCAAACGCTCCCCTCAAGCGTACTGTGCGTTCCACGACGTGCAGCTGCAGCTGGGCCAGGATGTCAAAAAATTCCAGCAAGACGTTGCCACCCGGTGGAACAGCAGCTATTACATGCTCCAAAGTCTGCCGCAGCAAAAACGGGCACTTGCTGCTTTTGGAGCCGAGCATGAAGTTCCTGCTTCCTTCAATTCCAACCAATGGGGTCGGATAGAAAACATCCTAAAAATCCTGGAACCATTTGAGGAGCTCACAAGGGCAATAAGCACATCCACTGCATCTGCCGCTGATGTGATCCCATCTGTGATGGCCTTAAAACGGTTCCTGAGCAGAGATTCCCCATCAGATCATGGTGTGGGCACCACAAAAGCCGAACTGCTGAGAGCTGTAACCCGGAGATTTGATGGGATTGAAAACGAGCCCCTCTACACTTTGGCTACTCTATTAGACCCAAG gtACAAGGATCGATGCTTTTCTGCAGAGCTGAAGGCACACACACGGGGGCTGCTGTTAGATCTGCTGGCTACACAGACGGGCCCTGATGAAGGACAAGAACCTggagacaacaacaacacagatgaGCCAGCTGAGAAGATGCCACGACCTGGTTCCTTGTCATCGATGTTGGGTGAGATCATGCAAGAAGAAAGGCCACAGCAGGCCactgcagcaatgtctcagttgAATCTCTACCTGTCAGAGCCAGTCATCTCTCGAGATGCTGACCCACTGGCTTACTGGAGAGCCAATCAGGATCGCTTTTCTGCCCTCACCATTGCTGCAAGAGCTTACCTGTCAGCACCCTGCACAAGTGTGGACAGTGAGCGCCTGTTCAGTGCTGCATCCAACATCCTGGATGATCGAAGAAGCAGGCTTTCAGCCAAGAAAGTTGAGATGCTCCTCTTTGTTAGAAAGAATCTGCCATTGATGCATAAATAG